CGTTGTTCCCCGAGGCTCGGACTTTGCGCTTTAGGTCGAAAACGACATTGTAGGACCAGTGCAAGTCGCCTTTGCGTCGGGAGTCCAGCGAAAAACGTTCGACTTCGAGATTGAAGATTTCTTCGGGGTTCACTCGGAGCGTCTTGGCGAGCGCAAGACGGACTTCGCCTTTTTTTTCAAGGGCGACAGCGAGTTCTCTGTAGCGATATGTAAACATGTATGCCACAAATTTAGAAATATGGCAAAAAAATAGTTTTTTGGACTTGAGATAGTGGTTTACATTTTTTTATAATTGTGAAAACCCTAAAAATGGTAGTGATATATGTTTAAAGTTGGTTTTGATAACGATGCTTATCTAAAAACTCAATCTGAAAAAATTCAAGAACGTATCTCTAAATTTGGTGGAAAACTTTATCTTGAATTTGGTGGAAAACTTTTTGATGACCATCATGCAAGCCGCGTTTTGCCGGGCTTTGCTCCTGACTCCAAAATTCGCATGCTCGAAAAGCTCAAGGATAAGGCCGAAGTCATCATCGCCATCAATGCTGGCGACATCGAAAAGAACAAGGTTCGTGGCGACCTCGGGATTACTTACGATCAAGACGTTCTTCGCCTGATTGACGCTTTCCGCGGTTATGGCCTTTATGTGAGCAGTGTGGTGTTGACTCGCTGGCAAGAACAGCCGAGCGCAGTCGCTTACCAGAAAAAGCTCGAAAGCCTCGGACTCAAGGTCTATCGCCATTATCCGATTGCCGGTTATCCGAGCAACATCCCGCTCGTGGTGAGCGATGATGGTTATGGCAAGAATGAATTTGTTGAAACTTCTCGCGAACTTGTGGTGGTGACCGCTCCGGGTCCGGGTAGTGGAAAGATGGCCGTTTGCCTCTCGCAAATTTATCATGAAAACAAGCGCGGTGTCAAGGCTGGCTATGCCAAGTTTGAAACGTTCCCGATTTGGAACATCCCGCTCAAGCACCCGGTCAACCTCGCTTACGAAGCTGCAACGGCTGACTTGAACGACGTGAACATGATTGACCCGTTCCACTTGGAAGCTTACGGCAAGACGACGATTAACTACAACCGCGACGTCGAAATTTTCCCGGTGTTGAACGCTCTCTTTACGCGCATCCTCGGTGAATCTCCGTACAAGAGCCCGACGGACATGGGCGTGAACATGGCTGGCAACTGCATTGTTGACGACGCTGCTGTTTGTGAAGCCGCCAATGCCGAAATCATCCGCCGCTACTACAATACTTTGTGCCAAGTCCGCAAGGGCAATGCCGAAAAGGATCAAGTCTACAAGCTTGAACTTGTGATGGAACAGGCTCACATCAGCGCTAAGGACCGCAAGGTTGCTGTCGCCGCTGTGGCAAAGGCTGAAGAAACGAACGGTCCGGCAGTCGCTATTGAACTGAACGACGGTACGATTATTACGGGCAAGACTTCTTCGCTTCTCGGTGCATCTTCTGCTATGTTGCTCGATTCTCTCAAGCACTTGGCTGGCATTCCGGACGAAGTCCGCCTGCTCTCTCCGATGGTGATTGAACCGATTCAGAACCTCAAGACGAAACAGCTCGGCCACAAGAACCCGCGCTTGCACATGGACGAAGTTCTCGTGGCTCTCTCCGTTTGCGCTCTGACGGATTACAATGCAAAGATTGCGCTCGAAAAACTCCCGGAACTCCGCCATTGCGAAGTCCACTCCAGCGTGATTCTGTCGCAGGTTGACGTTGGTGTGTTCCGCCGCCTCGGTGTGAACCTCACGTCTGAACCGAATTACCAGACAAGTAAATTATATCATGGCTAGGAACGTCCGCTAATCGGCGCAAATAGCAGATACTTTTAGAAAAAGATTATCGAGAAATCGGTAGTCTTTTTCTTTTTGTTTGTATATTTAAAAAGTAATTTGATTAGAAGGATGGGTTTGAATGGCTAATGGTAAAGTTTACGATGATGTTGAAGTTCACGATATGAACGATGGATTTAAAAGCTCAAATCGCGCAAATGTAAGTATGGGAGATGAACAGAATGGCGCTCCCGTTGTCTGGAAAGCGCTTTCTGTAATTATCGCTATGCTTGCGGTGGTTTACGATTTATCTCCGATTGATGCGGTCCCGGATACGATTCCGCTGTTTGGCTGGCTTGATGATGTGGGCTTTACTGTAATGGCCGCTCTCAACGCTTATCAGCAATTTGCCAAAGATCAGAATTCCATGGTCGTTCGTCTGGCGAAGTATGTCAAATGGATGATGGTTGCCTTTATTGTGCTTGCTGGTGTCGCGGTGGGAGGCCTTATAACTGCGATTGTAGCCCTTGTAATGCACTAAATCTTTCTGCATCTGCGCTAAAAAATCTCCAAAAAATTATCCTCGTTGCTGACGGGGATGATTTTTTTTCGCCTTTTTAAGTTTTTTTGGGGCGAAAATAACCCCTAAAATAACCCTAGGATTAGCCCATTTGGGCTATTTTTTTTTGTTTGATTTTTTTTTACCTTGCTCCGCCGAACATTAAAAATGGAGACAAAAATGAAAAAACTAGTGCTTCTAGCAATCGTTTTGACAGCCTTCGCCTTGGCTGAAAAAACGCATCTTATCAAAGTCACTAAGGCCGACGGTACCACCGAGCGATTCTGGGTGGAAACAGTGTCGAAAATAACGTTTGTGGCCGACAAGAACGATTCGGCTAAGACCGTTTCGATTCCTCTGTCGATTCAGAAGCTTGATGCGTCGGTTTCATGGAATCGTCAAACCTCAAGCTTGTCCGTGGTCGTTCCTGAAGCTCGTTCGTCAGTTCAGATTTTTGATGTCTTGGGTAATTGCGTTTACCGTAACGCAAGTCTCGTGAAGGGCGCAAACGAAGTTCGTCCCGGTCTTAAGGCTGGCTTCTATGCCGTGCGCGTTCAATCGGGTGTCCGTCAGACAATTCTCAACATCAACGTGAAGGAGTAAGGGAAAATTATGAAAACGATTCAAACAGTTTCCGCCCTTCTTGCTGCATCGGCAACGCTTAGCATGGCTGGTGTCCTCAATGTTTATACAGAAGATGCCAAGAAAGCCTCGACAAGTCTTAACCTCACGACTATTGATAGCTTGACTTTCTCTGGAAAAGCCGAAAAGAAAGAGATGGAATTCTCGGGAAAGGCAAAGCAGAGCGCTATCAAGCTTTCGGATATGGATCACATTGATTTCACGCTCAAGGACAAGAGCAAGGAAACGATGACTGTCGTGGTGGGTGATGGTATCTTTGCGGGTAAGCATACATTCAAGCTTTCCGAAATCAAGAACATCGAAATTGTCGAAGTGGATTCCGATGAGGACAAGGATGGCGACGGCCTTACCGACCTTAGCGAGATTTACAAATACGACACGAACCCGAATTCTGCCGATACGGATGGTGACGGCTGGAGCGACGGTGAAGAACTTGCTGACGGCATGTATTCGCCCACGAACCCGACCAAGTTCAACCCGCGTATTGCTGATGTGCCGGGACTTAGGGTAACGCTCAAAAAATCGCCCCGCATTAACCTCAATGTTTCGGTTTCGGAAGGTGTAACAGAAAGCGTTTCTGTCACGGAAGGCAAGGAAATTACCAAGACGAATTCTGTGAGCTATGAACAGACACGCAGTGCAGACCTCATGAATTCTTGGGAACTTTCAACGACTCAAGGTTGGGAACTCGGCGGGAGTGTTGCAGATGGCTTTGAAGGTAAATATACGGGAAGTGTGACTGTAGGTTATAACGGCAGCTACACAACTTCCACAGGTATGAGCTGGAGTAGCACCGAAGAAAAAAGCGTTGCTGAAAACTACGAAAAAGCCGTTTCCAATGAAAAGTCTAAAGGCCGTGAAGTGAACGGAGCGACTCTCTGCATGCAGGTGGAACTCAAAAACACATCGGATATTGCGTTTACCATTGAGGCGTTAAAACTGTCTGCCTCTACTTACGACATTAAGGATACGAGTTCCTTGAAAATCTTGGCCGAATTGACCCGAGAAGGCGAATGGAGCGATGTCACTCTCAAGCCGGCGGAATCGGTTGATGCGAATTTCTGCAACGACAATGTGAAGGTTGAACTCATTGAAAATATGATTTACAATACGAGTTCCATCGTTCTTGGAGCTTCATCGCAAAAGGTAACTTTTGATGGTGGCTCCTCCGATTTTACTGTCGCTTACACGAAGGTTGCCGCCAAGACTGCCGATATCACCATTGATTACGGTCCCGGTTCTGCAGGTAACCCGTCGGCACGTTATCAGGTTGCAACAAATTACCGCTACAATGTCGACCACAAGGGTTCCGACGATATGTATGCGCAGACGACTCTTGCAGAACTTTTGCGCAATGCCCATGTAGATTTCGAACAGGATTCTGTTGTAGGCCCTTCAAAGAAGAAGCTTTATGGGCTGGCTTCTATTGAAGGATTCAAGTTTAGCTTGGCCGATAGCGCCATGTGGTATGTCACCATCCAGCGTGCAGCAAACCTCAAAAAAGGTATCAACACGATGGATTTGTACTCGTTCGCCTGTGCCTCCTACGATATGGAAAAGATTTTCATAGGTGCGGGTGATGCCGTGCATATCTTCTACAGCAAGGACCAAGACCACGATGGTGTGCCTCTCCCGACAGAACACCTGTTTGGAACGGATGACACCAAGGTGGATACGGATGGCGATGGTATTTCGGATTACGATGAAATCTCTGGTTGGACCAAGGGGGAATCGACTGTCAAGATTTATACAAGTCCAGTCGAAGCTGATACGGATGGCGATGGTATGAATGACAAGGAAGACCCGGAACCGACCAAGCGCCCGTTGTTTACGGATGCAAGCCTTTCCTTGCTCCAGGTGTTTCCTTCGCTAGAAGTGATCTCCTCGTCGCCGGCGAAAGATTCCGTTAAGTTGGATTTGGATTCCGCGGCTCTCGCTAAAGACAGCAATTTCTCTGTTTCTATTCAAGCGCCGATTGCTTTTATCAAGGTTGTGCCAAATGCAAAAAAGGTTACTTATGTGAAGTTTATAACGGATAGTAACGAGCAATGTGTACAAGGGAATGAAGTAAATGGCAAGAAAGTTTACACATTCAACACCCCGACACTTACGGTATTGAAGCCGACAAGTGTCAAGATTGAAGTGAATTCTGAAGATGAAAAAACGGTCAAAACATACACTTTGTCGATTTCTTCGTCTTTGAAACCTCCGACCAATTTGAAACTCAAAAAAAGCGAAAATCGAGATAATATTATAGTGACCTTTGATCGTTCTAAGGATTCTCGTGTAAATGGATATGTCGTTTTGCGAGCCCTCAAAGGAACCAATATACCGGATAGTATTTTGAACAAAACAAAAATCTTACATAAAGGTACTTATCAAAATATCAACACCTATGTAGATGATGACGGCGATGGAAGCTATACCGATGATGTTGGCGGTGGTTCTCCTTATTATTCTTATCGAGTTTTCGCCTATGCCAAGGAAGGAAACGACATGGTGTTCTCTAAAGGTACAGATCTGCATTCACGTAGTGTAGGCCGAATTCAGGTAACCTATAAGATGACTGACTTTGGTGGTGAACACTATATGTATGGCCTTAAGGGGCGAGCATTTATTGAAGCAAATGTTACTCTCTATGCAGGTGATGGTACCGGTGGAAGAAAGCTTTCTCATTGGTATGGGTATGATTGGAAGGCTGGAGACAATGATAATAAGGATGCTGTGTTTTTCTTGTCTAAATCAAAAGATACAAAAGACGTCATGCCTAGTACCGCTGAGCATACTGATACCATTGGCTCTGAGGGATTATATTTGGACTTCGATGTTTTGTCTAAGTCTTGCGAAGATGCTGCTGAAAAATGTAATGCTACTACTACCGCAAAACAGTCTATCACTTGGTCGTATGCTGAGATGGCAAAAGTTCTGAAGAATGATATAAAGGGGGATGGTAAAGTCGCTCCTTACAAGGGCTCGTTTAAATACCTTATGGGTTCGAGTGGATTCGATTTTAATCCAACAACAGATATATGCACTTCAGCTTGTGGTAATGAACCTCATACGGGTTATAAGTTCAAATTCGACTATGAATGGGTGGACGACAAGGACACTTATTAATCCATCCTAATAAATTCACAAAGCTCTCCTTATGCTCTGGGGGAGCTTTTTTTTGAGGTCATAATGAACCATTTTCGTTTAATTTTGGGATTGTCTTTGGGGCTGCTTAACGGCTTCGCATTAGCGTCTGATTTGCCTTCGTCAGTTGACAATTCGCAAACTCCATATTTTTTCCGCGGTTACGACCAGAGTGAATCGGGTGCGTGTGCCTCTGTTTCACGCATTACGATGTCGCTAGGCTATGAACGTAACGCCTATTACAGGGTTCCTGCGGATTCTTCGAACCTTTTGCCTGCGTTTTTCACATGGCAGGTCGTGGCATCCGGACATGCGTCCGAAGCTTTGCTTGCTCAAAAGGTGGGCATTCCCGATGCCGCCACTTACGGAGGAATTCTCTATTCTAACACTTACGGAAAACTCTCCGGCAATGTGGAAGAGGACTACGGCTGGATGCAGGGGTACTCGCGTTGGCATGATGCTATGCACAACAGAATCGACAGCGTGACTTTTGTTTCACTTGCAACTCCCGAAGGTAGGGATTCGCTCAAGGGTTGGCTCTACAATCATTGGGGCGATACGACTTTTGCCGCAGGTGGAGTAGCCGCCGCCAGTTTTGATATTGATTCCTGGACGCTGGATACCATTAAAGTCAAGGATGAATCCTGGGTTGTTGCAACATCGCTCCCGGGGGCGACAAATCATTCGATAACGATTGCGGGTTACAACGATAGCATTTGCATCGGTGAAGATTGCGGCGTGTGGATTGTGCAGAACAGCTGGGGTCTTTCCTTCGGAAATGAAGGCCGATTCCTTGTGCCCTACAGCGTCTATGCGGAGAGCCGTTCTCCTGTCGTTGAAGTCTTCCATTTGCGCAAGGATTATGCCCCCAAGCGCACCGTGAAAGTCCGCATGTCGTATGGAAATCGCTCAAAGATTCGGTTATCTGTAGGTGTTTCGCAGGATACGTCTTCGGAGGTTCCATCGAAAACGGAATATCTTTACCATTTCCGCAATGACGGCTTCAAGGGCCCAATGCTAGGCAAGTGGAAAGACGGCGTGCATACGGAGGAGATGGAATTCGGTTACGACCTTACGGATATTTCGTCGGGTTTCGATTTGAGAAAGCCGTTGAAGTATTTCTTTACCATTCAGCGAGATGATTACGAGGATGAAGGAACGCTCTCGTTTCTGAGCATCAAGGACTATGTCCGCGATAGCTTGGTGCAAGAGCTTGTCGTCAACGACGATACC
This is a stretch of genomic DNA from Fibrobacter sp. UWB13. It encodes these proteins:
- a CDS encoding C1 family peptidase, whose amino-acid sequence is MNHFRLILGLSLGLLNGFALASDLPSSVDNSQTPYFFRGYDQSESGACASVSRITMSLGYERNAYYRVPADSSNLLPAFFTWQVVASGHASEALLAQKVGIPDAATYGGILYSNTYGKLSGNVEEDYGWMQGYSRWHDAMHNRIDSVTFVSLATPEGRDSLKGWLYNHWGDTTFAAGGVAAASFDIDSWTLDTIKVKDESWVVATSLPGATNHSITIAGYNDSICIGEDCGVWIVQNSWGLSFGNEGRFLVPYSVYAESRSPVVEVFHLRKDYAPKRTVKVRMSYGNRSKIRLSVGVSQDTSSEVPSKTEYLYHFRNDGFKGPMLGKWKDGVHTEEMEFGYDLTDISSGFDLRKPLKYFFTIQRDDYEDEGTLSFLSIKDYVRDSLVQELVVNDDTVKLSDQGRYEWAFVMPGNPNAVVDYVLSGKYTFENIPTTDSKSSVQNLRDWNPSTVWKSANLNKFPVEFAISTEKETLGLMYQGDEMSEGYLRSFTISGTTDGEEYQVLATGTFKEDENPQYVFWKKGKYTQIKMEIDDLWPSEDNSAHIAELMLIVPPDSATFETVEVEGLVAGGLPDADYPLLPFGSDSSDSTEENSLPIADFGGYRNGQSARHAPAKVLIRNHEVLILKNGEVFRINGAR
- a CDS encoding thrombospondin type 3 repeat-containing protein: MKTIQTVSALLAASATLSMAGVLNVYTEDAKKASTSLNLTTIDSLTFSGKAEKKEMEFSGKAKQSAIKLSDMDHIDFTLKDKSKETMTVVVGDGIFAGKHTFKLSEIKNIEIVEVDSDEDKDGDGLTDLSEIYKYDTNPNSADTDGDGWSDGEELADGMYSPTNPTKFNPRIADVPGLRVTLKKSPRINLNVSVSEGVTESVSVTEGKEITKTNSVSYEQTRSADLMNSWELSTTQGWELGGSVADGFEGKYTGSVTVGYNGSYTTSTGMSWSSTEEKSVAENYEKAVSNEKSKGREVNGATLCMQVELKNTSDIAFTIEALKLSASTYDIKDTSSLKILAELTREGEWSDVTLKPAESVDANFCNDNVKVELIENMIYNTSSIVLGASSQKVTFDGGSSDFTVAYTKVAAKTADITIDYGPGSAGNPSARYQVATNYRYNVDHKGSDDMYAQTTLAELLRNAHVDFEQDSVVGPSKKKLYGLASIEGFKFSLADSAMWYVTIQRAANLKKGINTMDLYSFACASYDMEKIFIGAGDAVHIFYSKDQDHDGVPLPTEHLFGTDDTKVDTDGDGISDYDEISGWTKGESTVKIYTSPVEADTDGDGMNDKEDPEPTKRPLFTDASLSLLQVFPSLEVISSSPAKDSVKLDLDSAALAKDSNFSVSIQAPIAFIKVVPNAKKVTYVKFITDSNEQCVQGNEVNGKKVYTFNTPTLTVLKPTSVKIEVNSEDEKTVKTYTLSISSSLKPPTNLKLKKSENRDNIIVTFDRSKDSRVNGYVVLRALKGTNIPDSILNKTKILHKGTYQNINTYVDDDGDGSYTDDVGGGSPYYSYRVFAYAKEGNDMVFSKGTDLHSRSVGRIQVTYKMTDFGGEHYMYGLKGRAFIEANVTLYAGDGTGGRKLSHWYGYDWKAGDNDNKDAVFFLSKSKDTKDVMPSTAEHTDTIGSEGLYLDFDVLSKSCEDAAEKCNATTTAKQSITWSYAEMAKVLKNDIKGDGKVAPYKGSFKYLMGSSGFDFNPTTDICTSACGNEPHTGYKFKFDYEWVDDKDTY
- a CDS encoding T9SS type A sorting domain-containing protein translates to MKKLVLLAIVLTAFALAEKTHLIKVTKADGTTERFWVETVSKITFVADKNDSAKTVSIPLSIQKLDASVSWNRQTSSLSVVVPEARSSVQIFDVLGNCVYRNASLVKGANEVRPGLKAGFYAVRVQSGVRQTILNINVKE
- a CDS encoding DUF1846 domain-containing protein — encoded protein: MFKVGFDNDAYLKTQSEKIQERISKFGGKLYLEFGGKLFDDHHASRVLPGFAPDSKIRMLEKLKDKAEVIIAINAGDIEKNKVRGDLGITYDQDVLRLIDAFRGYGLYVSSVVLTRWQEQPSAVAYQKKLESLGLKVYRHYPIAGYPSNIPLVVSDDGYGKNEFVETSRELVVVTAPGPGSGKMAVCLSQIYHENKRGVKAGYAKFETFPIWNIPLKHPVNLAYEAATADLNDVNMIDPFHLEAYGKTTINYNRDVEIFPVLNALFTRILGESPYKSPTDMGVNMAGNCIVDDAAVCEAANAEIIRRYYNTLCQVRKGNAEKDQVYKLELVMEQAHISAKDRKVAVAAVAKAEETNGPAVAIELNDGTIITGKTSSLLGASSAMLLDSLKHLAGIPDEVRLLSPMVIEPIQNLKTKQLGHKNPRLHMDEVLVALSVCALTDYNAKIALEKLPELRHCEVHSSVILSQVDVGVFRRLGVNLTSEPNYQTSKLYHG
- a CDS encoding YkvA family protein, whose translation is MANGKVYDDVEVHDMNDGFKSSNRANVSMGDEQNGAPVVWKALSVIIAMLAVVYDLSPIDAVPDTIPLFGWLDDVGFTVMAALNAYQQFAKDQNSMVVRLAKYVKWMMVAFIVLAGVAVGGLITAIVALVMH